A window of the Nocardia sp. NBC_01329 genome harbors these coding sequences:
- a CDS encoding arylamine N-acetyltransferase family protein, whose translation MSTSIHPSYRWSGEDLDLDAYLARIGFDGERTPTLATLRGLVRGHTTTFPFENLEIILGRPVRLDVESMQDKMVRRRRGGYCFENCALFAAALERLGFGVTGLAGRIFMGQDSRLLPATHALLRVTTADDGRAWLCDVGFGSGPLEPIELTARDDEFTVGAWRFRLEHGVDELGEELWTLHHFSRNGWLTRRTFTMNPQYRIDQTVGNHYVSTSPHSPFTMRPIAQRFHPEAHHMLDGVTLITGYPDGTGETREVERTDVPKILAEIFDIELDEADATKLVREPWPADHRPVDTD comes from the coding sequence ATGAGTACATCCATACATCCGTCCTACCGCTGGAGCGGTGAGGATCTGGACTTGGACGCATATCTGGCCCGTATCGGTTTCGACGGGGAACGTACGCCGACCCTCGCGACGCTGCGCGGACTGGTACGCGGGCACACCACGACGTTCCCATTCGAGAACCTGGAGATCATCCTGGGCCGGCCGGTGCGACTGGACGTGGAGTCGATGCAGGACAAGATGGTTCGGCGTCGACGGGGCGGATACTGTTTCGAGAACTGCGCGTTGTTCGCCGCCGCGCTGGAACGGCTCGGCTTCGGTGTCACCGGTCTGGCCGGGCGGATCTTCATGGGCCAGGACAGTCGTCTGCTACCTGCCACGCACGCACTGCTGCGGGTGACCACCGCAGACGACGGACGGGCCTGGTTGTGCGATGTCGGTTTCGGTTCGGGCCCGCTGGAACCGATCGAACTGACCGCGCGCGATGATGAATTCACCGTAGGTGCCTGGCGGTTCAGGCTCGAGCACGGCGTGGACGAACTGGGCGAAGAGCTGTGGACACTGCACCACTTCTCCCGCAACGGCTGGCTGACCCGGCGAACGTTCACCATGAACCCGCAGTACCGGATCGATCAGACAGTCGGTAATCACTATGTATCGACGTCCCCGCATTCACCGTTCACCATGCGCCCGATCGCACAGAGATTTCATCCGGAGGCGCATCACATGCTCGACGGCGTCACACTGATCACCGGATACCCGGATGGGACCGGCGAGACCCGTGAGGTGGAACGAACCGACGTGCCGAAGATCCTCGCCGAGATATTCGACATCGAGCTGGACGAAGCAGATGCGACAAAACTCGTCCGGGAGCCCTGGCCCGCAGACCATCGGCCAGTGGATACCGACTGA
- a CDS encoding NAD(P)-dependent oxidoreductase: protein MTVAVIGLGEMGSALATAILDAGHQVVVWNRSAEKAEPLVAKGARAAASPESAVSEAQLLIVNVQGAAVAAELLQSVGTKLAGRTVVNLTDGPSDQATAAAELVTAHGADYLHGQIMTIAPAIGSPDAVIFFGGPRRVFDRHEAELRALGGRATHVSTDPSVPLVYGMAFHGIMWGLLNGFLHAAALLRNAGISIESYSEQAEPSLAALPSLFPMFGAEIDRAEYATPFGALKHHLPSIDDLIAESRARGVDDTLPSYTRQMVADALSAGHGDDSYSRLIEHFDRG from the coding sequence ATGACAGTCGCAGTAATCGGTTTGGGTGAAATGGGATCCGCACTGGCTACGGCCATTCTGGATGCCGGTCACCAGGTCGTGGTGTGGAACAGGTCGGCGGAAAAAGCGGAGCCGCTGGTAGCCAAGGGGGCCCGGGCGGCCGCGTCCCCGGAGTCGGCTGTGAGCGAGGCCCAGTTATTGATCGTCAATGTCCAGGGCGCGGCGGTGGCAGCGGAACTGTTGCAGTCGGTGGGCACGAAGTTGGCGGGCCGAACCGTGGTCAATCTGACCGACGGCCCGTCCGATCAAGCGACGGCGGCGGCTGAACTGGTGACCGCACACGGTGCGGATTATCTGCACGGGCAGATCATGACCATCGCGCCCGCGATCGGCTCGCCGGACGCGGTGATCTTCTTCGGCGGACCTCGGCGGGTGTTCGATCGTCACGAAGCGGAGTTGCGGGCTCTCGGCGGGCGTGCAACTCATGTGTCGACCGATCCGAGTGTGCCCTTGGTGTACGGAATGGCTTTCCACGGCATCATGTGGGGTCTGTTGAACGGATTCCTCCATGCCGCGGCACTTCTCCGCAATGCCGGAATCTCGATCGAGAGTTACAGCGAACAGGCGGAACCGTCCCTCGCCGCGCTGCCGTCCTTGTTCCCGATGTTCGGCGCCGAGATCGATCGCGCCGAGTACGCCACCCCGTTCGGTGCGCTCAAACATCACCTGCCCTCCATCGACGACCTGATCGCCGAGAGCCGGGCCCGGGGAGTCGACGACACGCTGCCGTCATACACCAGGCAGATGGTCGCGGATGCGCTGTCGGCCGGCCACGGCGACGACAGCTATTCCCGACTGATCGAGCACTTCGACCGCGGATAG
- a CDS encoding TerD family protein: protein MSVSLAKGGNVSLSEQAPNLTEIAVGLGWDVRTSVGADYDLDASALATGPSSKVLSDQHFVFYNNLRSPEGSIEHTGAELARYDLSEDASSETAMVFGELYHRLTGRRSARVTCVSLA from the coding sequence ATGAGTGTCTCACTGGCCAAGGGCGGCAATGTCTCGCTGTCCGAACAAGCCCCCAATCTGACCGAGATCGCTGTCGGACTCGGCTGGGATGTGCGCACCTCGGTGGGTGCCGACTACGACCTCGATGCCAGCGCCCTGGCGACCGGTCCGAGCTCGAAGGTCCTGTCGGATCAGCATTTCGTCTTCTACAACAATCTCCGGTCACCGGAGGGCAGCATCGAGCACACCGGTGCCGAATTGGCCCGCTACGACCTGTCCGAGGATGCTTCTTCCGAAACCGCCATGGTGTTCGGCGAGCTGTATCACCGTCTGACCGGGCGACGGTCGGCGAGAGTGACCTGCGTCTCACTCGCTTGA
- a CDS encoding flavodoxin domain-containing protein, with the protein MRIVVLFGSEMGTAEKVAEAVAEELNEHQITVFDMSEFDITELDPEIFHIIVCSTYGEGDLPTGAEPFFEALEAHRPDLTALRFAVFGLGDSVYDNTFNRGGEIAAAKLTALGGVQLGDHARHDASTEIKPAAMGREWSRTLPLESITLAPA; encoded by the coding sequence GTGCGGATCGTCGTCCTGTTCGGTTCGGAAATGGGCACAGCGGAGAAAGTTGCCGAGGCAGTAGCCGAGGAGCTGAACGAACACCAGATCACCGTCTTCGATATGAGCGAGTTCGATATCACCGAACTCGACCCGGAGATCTTCCATATCATCGTGTGCTCCACCTACGGCGAGGGCGATCTGCCCACCGGCGCCGAACCGTTCTTCGAAGCGCTGGAGGCACATCGACCGGACCTGACGGCCCTACGTTTCGCGGTGTTCGGGCTGGGCGATTCGGTGTACGACAACACCTTCAATCGCGGCGGCGAGATCGCCGCCGCGAAGCTCACCGCACTCGGTGGCGTTCAGCTCGGCGACCACGCCCGCCACGACGCGTCCACCGAAATCAAGCCCGCCGCGATGGGCCGCGAATGGTCCAGAACCCTCCCCCTCGAGTCCATCACCCTGGCCCCCGCCTGA
- a CDS encoding MATE family efflux transporter, protein MIGTPLSRYRPDGRRLAALATPIALTQLAQVAVSTTNIALMGGLGVRAVAAGGLALVLFNQIRTMCVGLITGSGNQIAAAVGAAGKRGDDPDPEIRDVVRSSFLIATVAGLLGGAILIGLGWSLQWLGQDAGVLADARPLMVALAPGLLPCLWFQVLRQYTVGMQRPQALLAVTLGSIAVNLVLAMALIHGWAGLPALGLTGVGAATSLVFLLMFAVFWTMVRRDPELGPTLPVCPWPVRMATVRGELRLGTPIALTYGSEAGMFSVLALVMGAFGPAALAAHNVVYQVIYIVFQIAIGISHGASILVSHSVARDETAHARGLAWLALQFAGVVALVTGLAYAFVPDLVLRPFLDPTDAATLEVARALLLIGIVLQFFDAAQNIGTGLLRGLQATNAGFRLSVVGYWIVGLPTALVLAYPAGMGAAGVWWGLTAGLAATAALMLRKYFSLLDEQDAVLAPRQREAVS, encoded by the coding sequence GTGATCGGCACACCTCTCTCGCGATATCGTCCAGACGGCCGGCGGCTGGCCGCCCTGGCCACCCCCATCGCGCTGACCCAGCTAGCGCAGGTCGCCGTATCCACCACCAATATCGCCCTGATGGGCGGCCTCGGCGTACGCGCGGTCGCCGCGGGCGGCCTCGCCTTGGTGCTGTTCAACCAGATCCGCACCATGTGCGTCGGACTGATCACCGGTAGCGGTAACCAGATCGCCGCCGCGGTGGGCGCCGCCGGGAAACGCGGCGACGATCCCGACCCCGAGATCCGCGATGTGGTGCGGTCGAGCTTCCTGATCGCCACCGTCGCCGGCCTGCTCGGCGGCGCGATACTGATCGGCCTGGGCTGGTCGCTGCAATGGCTCGGCCAGGACGCCGGTGTCCTGGCCGATGCCCGGCCGCTGATGGTGGCGCTGGCCCCGGGCCTGTTGCCCTGCCTGTGGTTCCAGGTGCTGCGCCAGTACACCGTGGGGATGCAGCGGCCGCAGGCGCTGCTCGCGGTCACCTTGGGTTCGATCGCGGTCAATCTCGTGCTCGCCATGGCCCTGATCCACGGCTGGGCCGGGCTGCCCGCGCTCGGGTTGACCGGTGTGGGGGCGGCGACCTCGCTGGTGTTCCTGCTGATGTTCGCCGTGTTCTGGACGATGGTGCGTCGCGATCCGGAACTGGGCCCTACTCTGCCGGTCTGTCCGTGGCCGGTGCGGATGGCGACCGTTCGCGGCGAACTGCGGCTGGGTACACCCATCGCCCTGACCTACGGTTCCGAGGCCGGGATGTTCTCGGTGCTCGCACTGGTCATGGGTGCGTTCGGACCGGCGGCACTGGCCGCCCACAATGTTGTGTACCAGGTGATCTACATCGTGTTCCAGATTGCCATCGGTATCTCACACGGCGCTTCGATCCTGGTCAGCCACAGTGTCGCCCGGGACGAGACCGCGCACGCGCGGGGCCTGGCCTGGCTGGCACTTCAGTTCGCCGGGGTGGTTGCGCTGGTCACCGGTCTGGCTTACGCCTTCGTCCCCGACCTGGTGCTGCGCCCGTTCCTCGATCCCACCGATGCCGCGACCCTGGAGGTTGCGCGGGCGCTACTGCTGATCGGTATCGTGCTGCAGTTCTTCGACGCGGCCCAGAACATCGGCACCGGACTGCTGCGCGGATTGCAGGCCACCAACGCGGGTTTCCGGCTGTCGGTGGTCGGCTACTGGATCGTCGGGCTGCCGACGGCACTGGTGCTGGCCTATCCGGCAGGCATGGGTGCGGCCGGAGTCTGGTGGGGGCTGACCGCGGGCCTGGCCGCCACCGCCGCCCTCATGCTGCGCAAATACTTCAGCCTGTTGGACGAGCAGGACGCGGTGCTCGCGCCCCGCCAGCGGGAGGCCGTAAGTTAG
- a CDS encoding PLP-dependent cysteine synthase family protein produces MSLVTRVTDLIGRTPLFELAATPSGTRLLLKLEQFNPTGAAKIRMAREMVLDAERRGLLRDDGHIIESTSGNTGLGLAVVAAERGYRFTAVVDHHASKDKLRAMRAMGAELVFVAADGDDELATSAREDHAAAMAAALPDAFFTEQHNNDANAVGYYAVAEEILAEVDRVDILLSAVGTGGSLFGTATRLRQLGCVPRVIGVEPVGSIAFGGPGGPYWQSGTGTPPGATIGTAVDYDLLDEGVKVTDRAAFATCRAISHRLGLMLGGSAGGSVHAALTRLEEFPAGSTIVTIVCDGGEKYLDTVFDDDWMAARELLDSETERDVHAMLARYAPAGRGSRPVGAAVLNDAVTGNTPAVRVTRSDDHEHREESDTMVRAR; encoded by the coding sequence ATGTCCCTCGTCACCCGTGTCACGGACCTGATCGGCCGCACCCCTCTCTTCGAATTGGCCGCGACCCCGTCCGGTACTCGATTACTTCTCAAGCTCGAACAGTTCAACCCGACCGGCGCCGCCAAGATCCGGATGGCGCGAGAAATGGTTCTCGACGCGGAGCGTCGGGGTTTGCTGCGCGATGACGGACATATCATCGAATCCACATCCGGAAATACCGGGCTCGGTCTCGCGGTGGTCGCCGCCGAACGCGGCTATCGTTTCACCGCGGTGGTCGACCATCACGCGAGTAAGGACAAACTGCGGGCGATGCGGGCAATGGGCGCGGAGCTGGTTTTCGTCGCCGCCGACGGCGACGACGAGCTGGCGACCTCGGCGCGGGAGGATCACGCGGCCGCGATGGCGGCCGCGCTTCCCGACGCGTTCTTCACCGAACAACACAACAACGACGCCAATGCCGTGGGCTATTACGCGGTTGCCGAGGAAATACTGGCCGAAGTGGATCGCGTCGATATTCTGCTTTCCGCGGTCGGCACCGGTGGTTCCCTGTTCGGCACCGCGACCCGGTTGCGGCAACTGGGCTGTGTACCGCGGGTGATCGGGGTCGAACCGGTCGGTTCGATCGCCTTCGGCGGGCCGGGTGGACCGTACTGGCAGTCCGGCACCGGCACCCCGCCGGGCGCCACCATCGGGACCGCCGTGGACTACGACCTGCTCGACGAGGGAGTCAAGGTGACGGATCGGGCCGCGTTCGCCACCTGCCGCGCGATATCGCATCGGCTGGGCCTGATGCTCGGCGGTTCCGCGGGTGGTTCGGTCCATGCCGCACTGACCCGGCTCGAGGAGTTCCCGGCCGGGTCCACCATCGTCACCATCGTCTGCGACGGCGGCGAGAAATATCTCGACACCGTCTTCGATGACGACTGGATGGCCGCCCGGGAACTGCTCGATTCCGAGACCGAACGCGATGTGCACGCCATGCTGGCGCGCTACGCACCCGCGGGTAGGGGAAGCCGGCCGGTGGGGGCGGCCGTTTTGAACGATGCCGTTACCGGGAATACCCCCGCCGTCCGCGTCACCCGATCGGACGATCACGAACACAGGGAGGAATCGGACACTATGGTGCGGGCCCGGTGA
- a CDS encoding alanine racemase, with protein sequence MGLTGADAPAGADPSPSRLSEGTVAAPVPAHRDHWEQQVLTDPQLLGDIAFAVGGPFHLMYPARVVDNIRAFQRVFTESRISGTVCYGKKANKAACVARACATAGAGIDVSSTGELTAALSQGIRGADLLVTGPEKSDDLHWLAARHGCLITVDSIGELKRLAALDIPTSVLLRVLPAASASRFGMSTEELDHAVSEATDHSSISLQGFSFHLSGYDPLLRADMAGQLIDRCRAARSMGHPATMISIGGGFGIDYVPAADWSAFQQQVTRRWFHSGKAFESYYPYSFPEPGPAMLAAILERDDLAGRLRRTDTTLAVEPGRALLDRAGSTVFRVQGGKTRHEHGQPYRILTVDGSSLSLSEQWFDSEYLPDPVLWPDGPGTPTATVVGAATCLESDMLSWRRIPLPRAAETGDLLIYPNTAGYQMDSNESPFHELPLPPKVVLSEAPGGRYRWALDQSFQ encoded by the coding sequence ATGGGATTGACCGGAGCCGATGCCCCCGCCGGGGCCGACCCCAGCCCCTCCCGCCTATCCGAGGGGACCGTGGCCGCCCCGGTGCCCGCTCATCGCGACCACTGGGAACAACAGGTCCTCACCGATCCGCAACTGCTCGGCGATATCGCCTTCGCGGTCGGGGGCCCTTTCCATCTGATGTATCCGGCCCGGGTTGTCGACAATATCCGCGCCTTCCAGCGGGTTTTCACCGAATCCCGCATCTCCGGCACTGTCTGTTACGGCAAGAAGGCCAACAAGGCTGCCTGCGTGGCGCGGGCCTGTGCCACCGCCGGGGCGGGTATCGACGTATCGAGCACCGGCGAACTCACCGCTGCGCTGAGCCAGGGAATTCGCGGAGCGGACCTACTGGTCACCGGGCCCGAGAAATCCGACGATCTGCACTGGCTGGCCGCCCGGCACGGATGCCTGATCACGGTGGACAGTATCGGCGAGCTGAAACGCCTGGCTGCACTGGATATTCCGACGAGCGTGCTGCTCCGGGTGCTGCCCGCCGCATCGGCCAGTCGATTCGGAATGTCGACCGAGGAACTGGATCACGCAGTTTCCGAAGCTACTGATCACTCGTCGATCTCACTACAGGGCTTCAGCTTTCATCTCTCCGGCTACGACCCGCTACTCCGCGCCGATATGGCCGGGCAACTCATCGACCGCTGCCGTGCCGCGCGATCGATGGGTCATCCGGCCACCATGATTTCCATCGGCGGCGGTTTCGGTATCGACTATGTTCCCGCCGCCGATTGGTCGGCATTCCAGCAGCAAGTAACCCGCCGCTGGTTCCACTCCGGCAAAGCATTCGAGTCGTACTATCCGTATTCCTTCCCCGAGCCCGGACCGGCCATGCTGGCCGCGATTCTCGAACGTGACGATCTCGCCGGTCGCCTCCGCCGCACGGATACGACGCTGGCGGTCGAACCGGGGCGCGCCCTGCTGGACCGCGCGGGCAGCACGGTTTTCCGGGTACAGGGCGGAAAGACCCGCCACGAACACGGGCAGCCCTACCGGATTCTGACCGTGGACGGCTCCAGCCTGAGCCTCTCCGAACAATGGTTCGACAGCGAATACCTCCCCGATCCGGTGCTCTGGCCGGACGGGCCGGGAACCCCGACGGCAACGGTCGTCGGTGCCGCCACCTGCCTCGAATCGGACATGCTGAGCTGGCGCCGGATTCCGCTGCCCCGCGCAGCCGAAACCGGCGATCTGCTGATCTACCCGAATACCGCCGGATATCAGATGGATTCCAACGAATCGCCCTTTCACGAATTGCCCCTTCCACCGAAAGTGGTGCTCTCCGAAGCGCCGGGTGGCCGGTATCGCTGGGCCCTCGATCAATCCTTTCAGTGA